A portion of the Mesotoga infera genome contains these proteins:
- a CDS encoding NUDIX domain-containing protein: MKNTHRIGVRAVVIKDESVLLVRHDHRDRPPFWCFPGGLVEPDEDLLSAVKREIREETALEVLPRSVVSLQEFRRENLLEVIFSCDYVSGSLKLGSDPDNLGIPTLVDVRWVRFEEIEKYKVFPAQLAHHLENGLVNLSSVNLYQMESKQLTFGQDLDSGAL; encoded by the coding sequence ATGAAGAATACACATCGTATTGGTGTTAGAGCTGTAGTTATCAAAGACGAATCTGTTCTTCTTGTTCGTCATGATCATCGCGACAGACCTCCCTTCTGGTGTTTTCCCGGCGGACTTGTTGAACCTGACGAAGATCTTCTCAGCGCTGTCAAGAGAGAGATAAGGGAAGAAACAGCTCTTGAAGTTTTGCCTCGCTCTGTCGTCTCACTACAGGAATTTAGAAGAGAAAACCTTCTGGAGGTGATATTTTCCTGCGATTACGTCTCAGGAAGTCTCAAACTGGGATCGGATCCCGATAACTTGGGAATCCCAACATTAGTTGATGTGAGATGGGTGAGATTTGAAGAGATCGAAAAGTACAAGGTATTTCCAGCTCAGCTCGCTCATCATCTAGAGAATGGGTTGGTCAATCTGAGTTCAGTAAATCTCTACCAGATGGAGAGCAAGCAATTGACCTTTGGACAGGATCTTGATTCCGGTGCACTGTAA